GTATTATATAGAGTCAGGTATCTGATAGACTCATATAATATATAAGCATTGACATGTCAACTTGTAACATTTGATCAAGAATATAATTCATTACTTTCACCTTCAAAGATTCCTACACTTTCTCTGTTTCCTCTGTTACGTTCACAGACAGGAACCACACTGTTGAGTTGCCTTAATTATTTGTCCTGTTTATTTCTAACTcagaataaatacaaaatatggCATCCTAAGTAatcaataaattcaaaattaaaacatgcagAGTGTCTGGTTGTGGTAATACCTAAATAATGTTTGCTTTTAGCCAGTGTTCTTCTTatgtgaaattaaaaaattatcgtTATATTAAACTCACAACTTTCTGGTTCTTTCCTAcgtaaattatttatgattagaatttagaatttagaatttagaatttaagttttaaaattctatatttagttcttttatcaaatagcttTATGAATAGTGTATGAGTTTGCGGACAAAACTTTTCCATCTGGTCTGGGTTTTTTGGTATAGGGCTGAACTCTAGACTCAAACGTGATGAATACTATAGAATATTACAAATGGATTTGAGTTGGGCTTAATCTGTATATTTGGGCTTATGATGATCGAAAGTCTCTCTATTATGGGAACTGGGCCTAGTTGAATGGACCTTATAGGAAATTACTTAGAGGTGGTTGAGGATGGACAATGGACGGTGGTTGATGACTTGATGCGGTCTTGGTCTTGAAGGGGTATTTCGGTAAATTCATAAATAACTAGAATTCGTGCTGGCTAAGGATCCACAACCACAACACAAGAAGGAAGCTCGCAGTGCAAATTGCAACCCCAAACCGAACCAAGCGAAACTCCTTCGTACTTTCCTCCCCCTTCTCATTTCttacacactctctctctctctctctctctatataacTCACTCACttacacacacaaacacatagacgtctacttcattttcttcttcttcttcttcttcttcttcttcttcttgtggtGGTTGTTCCAGTTCCTACTTCAATCGCAAAACCAATGGACCGCGACACTTTGGGTTTTCCCTTCGGTACTGCTTCTAGAAGCTACCCATCCAGACACAAATCCCGTTATGCtggtattttcttcttctttttaacATAGTTTCGTGGGGTCGAAGTAAAAAAgtcctttttttcctttttggggTGTGTTGTGTTAGCTCAAtatttaacctttttatttatttatttattttggtgggGATGTTGAAGCAGAGGTGTTCGAGGATTTTGAAGAGATGAAAGGGGAAGATGAGTTGAGGACGGTATATCCATGCCCCTTTTGTGTAGATGACTTTGATCTTCTCGAGCTTTGTTGCCATATTGACTTAGAACATTCTCTTGAACCCAAATCTGGGGTATTTTATTCATCTCCCACTTTTTTAAcatttcctttccttttttttttatgttttctgctTTAGTCCtatttgattattattaattaacatcGATAGGATTATATACATGGTAGGATATGAATCTATATTCttgaaaaataattagattattcGCCTGCGAATTATTAAGTCAATATCCTCATGGTAAACATAAGAAACCGCGTCTTAGGGCTTTTTTCACAAACCAGCTTTTACTTTTTTGACAATAACTTTATATAAATTGTTTTCAGAGCGATCACAACTGCTAAAAGTTAAAAGGCCAACTTGGTCCTTCTTGTTGTTGCTTCTTTATTACTACCTAGCTGTAATCCATCCAACTTTGTATTTTTCTCAATGATAAACATATTTCAGTTTAACCACTAGGCCTTACAATTTGTTGCAAATATGTTTGTTTGAAAAGACTCCATTGTGATCCATTTTGCTGCTTGGAAATGAATGTTCTTTTCTTTATAGCTTATACTTGAAACTATAAAAACTGTTAAACTGTTTAACTTGTACTTCATGTGGATACAAGAGATGATAACTGAAAACAATTTTAGTAGACAAATAACATGTTTGTCACATACTCCCTCTGTTCGTATTTATCTCTCACTGTCACTTTATAGCATCATTGTATccgatttttaattattaatgttattAGACACAAATCTTAGATCAGTTTTTCTGGTTGACAGTAACAGTGACAAATTAAAAGGGAACAAAGAGAGTAAGAAGCAATTGTATTCAAAAATGTGGAAATAATGACCTAAGCTTAATCTCTCTCATACAATGTATTTCTGTGTGAATTTATCATTTGCTACTATCCATCATTGTACTTGTTGGGTTACACTCAATTGTGTTCTCTATCTTTATATCTACTTGCAGATTTGTCCTGTTTGTGCGGTGTGGGTGGGGACAAACATGGTGGATCACATAACAGCACAACATGGAAGCATAATTAAGATATCCTTTCTCATccatttgataaaaaaaaacattatattTACCAAATTCGTTTCAATTATGGTCTCCTTTTACCAATTTCTTTTACAGTGCTTCTTTCTGATGTTCTTTGTCCTTCATTTTGTTCAACTGTTTTGCTTCCTTGACTCGAGACTACGCTCAGCTTAAATCAAGGCGCTATAAAGACTCATACCCAAGTCTCTCATTTCTGAGGTGCTCTAAGGATATAGATGATGGACAGTGGCATTCTTTCTCGGATGGGTTATCCCCTACAATATCTACCTCTAGCTCCAAGGCAGCATGTGATCCATTTCTGTCATTTTTATACGGTGGAGCTGCTGCTGCCTCCGCCGAAACCGAAAATGTGGGACCTGATTCTTCAAGTGAAGTAAGCACCGAAGAAACACACTCAAGCGATACAGTGATAGAAAGGTACCATATTCCTAGCATATTCCTAACTTTTCAACTTCTTCTCTTACTATATTCCTCATCCATTATCTAGTTGTCCTTGCATTGATGTAAAGggggaaaaaagagaaagtggAGTGGGGTGTTTTTGCCCTTGTCTTACTATATTCTTCAAGACTTTCTTAGATTACCTGCACTTTAACAAGCACTTTGCCTTGAAATTGCTAAATGTGTTCCTCTAATCCAGGATGGCTGAACCCTAATATAGGATATGATtatttgtagtttttttttaaatagaataaataaattaatgcaCTTGAGTACTTGACTATAGCTTTCAAGATGGTGATGACTATACTAATGCCGAGGCaaattttttttcctccttTCATTATTGCAGAGATGTTGTTCAGCCATCTTTATCTGACAAAGACCAAACAGAGAAAGCACGGCGTAGTGGATTTGTACAAGAACTTTTGATGTCTACTATCCTTGATCCAGACTTCTGATTGAGACTAGTGGCAACATATGTTATATTTAGtttgatgaaaagaaaaataaaataaaaaaaagaattagttTCAATCTTGAACATGATTTTAATTATGGAATCAATGTTTCTGTTTGTTAGTCTTGTTACGTATACATCGTATAGAGAGCTGAGGTAGAGATGTAGGAATTAAATGTAACGTATTTTCAAGGCAATGTAATTAGTAGTTGATAACATTTGCACAGCTCCTTCTAGTTACTTGCTTAGTACCCTTGCTATGGGCTGgaacctattattattttcagaaTCGCATGTATAAAAATGTATAATGAACTAATCATCTAAAACATAGTTTATTAAGGTAAGGATTTAATTTCTGCCAATCAGGTACTTGGGcaatttcagtttatttttgCCTTCActatctcaaagaattcacttttAATAGCATGTGATTAGATGTTAGAGGTTTTTTTTAATCCTAATATCTATCTAATCAAGTACTTGTAAAAAGATGGTTCATTTCCAAATTCGTTATCTCAACAAAGTCACTTTAATATAAGGGAATTTTAGTGCTATTGAACTAATCAGCCAAGCCACCATTGAACAATTGATCATTTACATTTACTTAGACAATCATTGATGCATATTGACTTCCCTTTCCTAATCATAAAATCTACTAGATTTTGAGCCAAAGAAAACCTAATCAAGCTAACCCTGTTAGAAGTATACAATCCAATAAGATATAGAAAATGCACAGGCTAGGCCTGTGTGCGAAGTTTCCTAATCAACCATTTCTTTCTTAACTTGATATCCAAAGCAAGAAATATTTTGGCTTTTCTTTCATCTTCTAGGAAATCACAAGCATCCAGAACCAGATCTTCATCCATATCAGGCAATGCTTGCACTGCATGTATGACAGTCTCTATTGATACAGGGTTCTCATCATTCTTCTCTGTAGACAAAGAAGACACTGCAGTTGCCATCTCACGGAGAGCAACAGCCATGCCATGTTCTTCATTTCTTGAGTGTTTAGAAATAGGAGCACCGGAAAACTTCTCTAACTGTCGCTTTTGTTTCTGATCCGAATGAGCTACCTCCTTTACAACACCAAGTTGTTCTTCACTGGGATTGGAAGTAATTGAAGAATGACCAGCTGGGGATGCGTAGTCACTATCAATCTTAACATCAACAATGTTTTGATGCTCAATATCTTGAAGGAGAGTAGATTTTTTCTCCTCAAATTTAGGATTACATATGATACACAAATCTTTATAATATGGCAAAGGCCGGGTCATAAACTGCCTTGCATCTGGATGTATCTGCATGTAATGCTTTCAAACTTGTTAAACCATAAACAACAAGACTAAGAAATCATCTGCATTGACACTCAACAATAAAGGAAAATCAAGTGACTAAGAAGATAATGCTGTCTTTGACTATCCCAGTATCCCCTAATAATCCCTTGCACAATAGCCTTGCTCCTTTCAACTATAAGCAGCAccaaaagatgaaaaagaaaccTAACtaggaataataataattaaaaaaaaaaactctaatgATCCCAATTTCCATCTTTCTATTCTTCTCCATTTTGCACCTATATTAGTATATTACCAACCAAACCCTTAAGATTTGCAGAATTTACCAAGTTGTTTCCCTGTTTTAGCTCAAAGGGGAAGGCTGGCAACCTGGTACTAAACTAATTAAAGAGCATGACAAACAGAATAAACAAAGAATGATTAAATGCAACTATTATCAGGAAATACAGTAGCTACCCGCTACCGAGAGGCAAAAGTAAGACTTATGTTCTTGAAAATAGTTTCAGTAAGCCTTCATTCTATCGCTTCACAAATGGATATACTCATTGGCCGGATAAGCAATTGACCTTTCATGTATACAAGTCCAAAGATGTACGATTTCCTAGCAGATTTTTTATGCAAGTACATACCTTAATACAATCTTGCCAAGCAGAATCATCGGCAGTAACCATCTGGCGTGATTCATCCCAGACAAACGCGTCCAAATCAAgaagatttttaattaaattatactgCCTTCTCAGAGTTTTGTATCGATTTTTAAGATGTTCCAAACTATAGTCAAAACCAAATTTTTCATTGAAAGATAAAATCATCTCCATCCATGCTTGTCTGCTAAAGACTCCATCGGGCCGATTTCCTTTGTACACGTGGGCAAGCATTTGGTTGATGAAGTATCGATCCATTGGTGGCTGCCAATAAGTCCGGGTACGGGTAGAAAATGGGGTTGCTGTTTCGTTCACCACCCTCTGCTCCGAATCATCATTTTCAGTTTCCAAGGTAGATATTCCAAAATCTTCATCAACCATTATATCATGAAGAACCTCATGAACATCCTCTCCTATATTCTTATCTAAGTGTATGAATGTCTCATTTTCGCCTGAATAAGATGACCCACCCGGTGCATTGTCACCTATGAATTCATACTCATTACTATTAGATATTGAAAGTTTGAAACATAGACCTTCAAAGCATCAAGCAtattgtaaattaaattaattttcaatgaAAAGAGCTACCTTTTTCTTCTATCACTGCATTTCCATAGATAATACACAAATCCTTGAAATAAGGAATACTTTTTATTCTGTGTGACCGTGCAGCCGGATTTAACTGCCCAAATCATGCTGAAGATAAATGATTGGAAACATTttgttaaaattgaaaagattatatttgaTTTAGGGTAAATGACAAGATTTTCATACCTTGAGATACTCATCCCAAGCAGGATTATCAGCAGTGACCATACTCCGCTTCTGATCCCAGCTAAAACCCGGATTGGCTAGAAGGTTGTTGATAACTCTGTAGAGATTCCTGAGTGTTTTGTAGCGATTCTTGAGAATATCCTTTTCATAGTGAAAGTTGAACTTTGCATTGAACAATGATGACATATGAATCCATGCTCGTTTGCTCGTTAAATGATCATCGAATTTAGTGCCCTGGCGAACCTGCTCTAACAAAAGATCAACGAAGTAGCGATCCATCTCAGGGGTCCAAATTGTTCTGAGGCGCTCGCTGCTATTTCGTGCTCCCAAACCCATTTTATCTTCAATGCAAGagaatgaattcgaaaaaatTAGTACCTTTGGAAGGGAATAAGGTTGAAGATGCTCCGTGGGAAGAATCCGATACTTCCAATTCCCAATCCTATTTAGGGTTATTACTTATTACTTGATTTACTTCTCACGtgcattttttattcttatattttaaaaattttctttcgtTAAATTCTTGCAAATGATCATAATTAAATAGAGGAGTTTGCTTTAAAAGAATGGTCCTGACGGTataaattaacataataaaagagaaaattttgatttaatgtataaaaaatttaaaaataatatttaatatgaaCTTTTTATTTGTAGTATTTCTAATAATATCATTTTGTGTGTGTCTAAGTTAATAAATTggattaatagtcaaattagttTATGAAAGATacgatatttttttaattcgtccttcagatttttttaatcaaattggtctttcaaaaattacaaattagtTATATCTATCCTTTAGTTACTCCACTCAcaatttttgttaatgattgATGATATTTAACTAATAGTATACATGACACATAACATGTTCAATTAGACGTTAATTACTCTCAATCTCTCCTTcccccaattttcgaaaattatgtagtgatgttgaatttctttactttttgatGTGCTAGGATCCAATTAGTTTGAGGAAAACGTTCACTATTTCTTGTACAAaact
This portion of the Arachis duranensis cultivar V14167 chromosome 6, aradu.V14167.gnm2.J7QH, whole genome shotgun sequence genome encodes:
- the LOC107492452 gene encoding protein DEHYDRATION-INDUCED 19 homolog 3, which encodes MDRDTLGFPFGTASRSYPSRHKSRYAEVFEDFEEMKGEDELRTVYPCPFCVDDFDLLELCCHIDLEHSLEPKSGICPVCAVWVGTNMVDHITAQHGSIIKAQLKSRRYKDSYPSLSFLRCSKDIDDGQWHSFSDGLSPTISTSSSKAACDPFLSFLYGGAAAASAETENVGPDSSSEVSTEETHSSDTVIERDVVQPSLSDKDQTEKARRSGFVQELLMSTILDPDF
- the LOC107492453 gene encoding L10-interacting MYB domain-containing protein isoform X1; its protein translation is MGLGARNSSERLRTIWTPEMDRYFVDLLLEQVRQGTKFDDHLTSKRAWIHMSSLFNAKFNFHYEKDILKNRYKTLRNLYRVINNLLANPGFSWDQKRSMVTADNPAWDEYLKLNPAARSHRIKSIPYFKDLCIIYGNAVIEEKGDNAPGGSSYSGENETFIHLDKNIGEDVHEVLHDIMVDEDFGISTLETENDDSEQRVVNETATPFSTRTRTYWQPPMDRYFINQMLAHVYKGNRPDGVFSRQAWMEMILSFNEKFGFDYSLEHLKNRYKTLRRQYNLIKNLLDLDAFVWDESRQMVTADDSAWQDCIKHYMQIHPDARQFMTRPLPYYKDLCIICNPKFEEKKSTLLQDIEHQNIVDVKIDSDYASPAGHSSITSNPSEEQLGVVKEVAHSDQKQKRQLEKFSGAPISKHSRNEEHGMAVALREMATAVSSLSTEKNDENPVSIETVIHAVQALPDMDEDLVLDACDFLEDERKAKIFLALDIKLRKKWLIRKLRTQA
- the LOC107492453 gene encoding L10-interacting MYB domain-containing protein isoform X2, whose amino-acid sequence is MGLGARNSSERLRTIWTPEMDRYFVDLLLEQVRQGTKFDDHLTSKRAWIHMSSLFNAKFNFHYEKDILKNRYKTLRNLYRVINNLLANPGFSWDQKRSMVTADNPAWDEYLKLNPAARSHRIKSIPYFKDLCIIYGNAVIEEKGDNAPGGSSYSGENETFIHLDKNIGEDVHEVLHDIMVDEDFGISTLETENDDSEQRVVNETATPFSTRTRTYWQPPMDRYFINQMLAHVYKGNRPDGVFSRQAWMEMILSFNEKFGFDYSLEHLKNRYKTLRRQYNLIKNLLDLDAFVWDESRQMVTADDSAWQDCIKIHPDARQFMTRPLPYYKDLCIICNPKFEEKKSTLLQDIEHQNIVDVKIDSDYASPAGHSSITSNPSEEQLGVVKEVAHSDQKQKRQLEKFSGAPISKHSRNEEHGMAVALREMATAVSSLSTEKNDENPVSIETVIHAVQALPDMDEDLVLDACDFLEDERKAKIFLALDIKLRKKWLIRKLRTQA